The segment GTTCCCGGTGCTCCCGACCGATCGGGGCTGGCACGTGCTGGTCGGCGAGGAATCGGCGATCGGCTCGGGGCTGCCGCGCCTGATGGGCCGGGCCGTGCTGGCCTACCTGCTGGCGGAGCCCGGGGCTGCGCGCATCGAGCGGGTGATCTGCGAGCCCAACGAGCTGAACACCCGCATGCTCGGCTACTGCAAGGCGCTCGGCTACGACGTGCTGGCCGCCGTCGACCTGCCCACCAAGCGGGCGCTGATCCTGGCCTGCACCCGGTCGACGTGCGTGGAGCGCTGGCCCGGCGACCTGGCCGCGATCGACCGGTGACCGGGCGGTGACCGACTACGACGTCGTCGGGGTGGGGCTGGGGCCGTTCAACCTCGGGTTGGCGGCGCTGCTGGCGCCGGTGACCGACGTCGACGCCGTGTTCTTCGAGGCCAAGCCCGAGTTCTCGTGGCACTCGGGGCTGCTGCTCGACGGCACCACGCTGCAGGTGCCGTTCCTGGCCGACCTGGTGACCCTCGCCGACCCGACCAGCCCCTACAGCTTCCTCAACTACCTGCACTGCCGCAGCCGCCTGTACCGCTTCTACTTCTACGAGCGGTTCCACGTGCCCCGCCGCGAGTACGACGCCTACGGCCGCTGGGTGGCCGAGCAGCTGCCGTCGTGCCGGTTCGGGCAGCGGGTCGACGCCGTGCGCCCCGGTCCCGGCGAGGGCTGGACGGTGGTGCTGGCGTCCGGCGAGGAGCACCAGGCGGCAGCGGTGGTGTTGGGGGTGGGCTCCCGCCCGTCGCTGCCGGCCGGCGCCGCCGACCAGCCGGGCGACCGGGTGCTCCACTCGGCCGGCTACCTGCCCCGTCGCGCCGACGTCCAGGCCGCCGAGCGGGTGACCGTGGTGGGTTCGGGCCAGAGCGCGGCGGAGGTGTTCGCCGATCTGCTGGCGGCCCCCGGCGACCGGCGGCTCGACTGGCTCACCCGCAGCCGGGGCTTCCTGCCGATGGAGTACTCGAAGCTGGGCCTGGAGCACTTCACGCCGGA is part of the Acidimicrobiales bacterium genome and harbors:
- a CDS encoding GNAT family N-acetyltransferase; translation: MNWSVTLPGTEVALRFDRADPDVDAPLLHDWFHRPHVAPWWGPDRTVDETRDYLLRQRGSAHLVPWIVSADGVGPFGYVETYRPADDPLADWFPVLPTDRGWHVLVGEESAIGSGLPRLMGRAVLAYLLAEPGAARIERVICEPNELNTRMLGYCKALGYDVLAAVDLPTKRALILACTRSTCVERWPGDLAAIDR
- a CDS encoding SidA/IucD/PvdA family monooxygenase, which codes for MTDYDVVGVGLGPFNLGLAALLAPVTDVDAVFFEAKPEFSWHSGLLLDGTTLQVPFLADLVTLADPTSPYSFLNYLHCRSRLYRFYFYERFHVPRREYDAYGRWVAEQLPSCRFGQRVDAVRPGPGEGWTVVLASGEEHQAAAVVLGVGSRPSLPAGAADQPGDRVLHSAGYLPRRADVQAAERVTVVGSGQSAAEVFADLLAAPGDRRLDWLTRSRGFLPMEYSKLGLEHFTPEYTAYFQGLPEARRDALRAGQDLLYKGISAETSEAVFDALYEATIDGDDPPVAYRSACELRGIEVAGDDGPLRLAFHHLDEDVAFTHDTDVVVLATGYEPAPLPLAPELVERDGRGRPVVDHDYRLRLVDRPKSTLFVQNAELHTHGVGAPDLGLGAHRNSVVVNALADREVYPVRDRNVFQSFGAP